A portion of the Cryptomeria japonica chromosome 5, Sugi_1.0, whole genome shotgun sequence genome contains these proteins:
- the LOC131875645 gene encoding EG45-like domain containing protein — translation MAGGGISSMCRAVFVMSFMWGWYCCVAEQGTATFYTAPYVPSKCYGYDPNQFPAGGLFAAASDAFWGGGAACGKQY, via the exons ATGGCTGGTGGAGGTATTTCTAGCATGTGCCGGGCTGTGTTCGTGATGAGTTTTATGTGGGGCTGGTATTGCTGTGTGGCTGAGCAAGGAACAGCCACATTTTACACTGCTCCATATGTCC CATCGAAGTGCTATGGATACGACCCCAATCAATTTCCAGCAGGAGGTTTGTTTGCGGCGGCAAGTGATGCATTCTGGGGCGGTGGAGCGGCTTGCGGAAAACAGTACTGA
- the LOC131876031 gene encoding uncharacterized protein LOC131876031 produces MVAEREGGEEGPEPMDIPDIQGEGVEIRGGAWGGEGQRRQSPVIGRPIERGGRRSEGEPADNTDEGGGSEGKGKEFVSQIEQGKVRCSEVARGAGCGEAVPRSKTIDDVVYQDPGSTMGGRTQTSVELVGMRASWGPGSGRLWGGGASKCAGGGGAGGDSENAI; encoded by the exons ATGGTTGcagagagggagggaggagaggagggacCTGAGCCCATGGACATTCCTGATATACAG GGAGAGggagtggagattagaggaggagctTGGGGTGGAGAGGGCCAGAGAAGACAGTCTCCAGTCATAGGTAGACCAATTGAACGGGGAGGAAGACGATCTGAGGGAGAGCCTGCAGACAACACTGATGAAGGTGGGGGATCTGAG GGCAAAGGCAAAGAGTTTGTGAGCCAAATTGAACAGGGCAAAGTCAGATGTAGTGAGGTTGCAAGGGGAGCGGGATGTGGTGAGGCAGTCCCTAGATCCAAGACAATAGATGATGTTGTTTACCAAGACCCTGGAAGCACGATGGGTGGCAGA ACTCAGACATCTGTAGAGTTAGTGGGTATGAGGGCATCTTGGGGACCAGGTTCAGGCAGGTTATGGGGAGGAGGTGCAAGTAAATGTGCAGGGGGAGGAGGTGCAGGTGGAGATAGTGAAAATGCAATATAG